In the genome of Burkholderiales bacterium, one region contains:
- a CDS encoding NUDIX hydrolase, whose translation MNFCTQCGNRVIVTVPTGDTLPRHVCPACGTIHYQNPKMIVGTIPEWEGRILLCRRAIEPRQGLWTLPAGFMENGETTAQGAARETLEEANARVEVGELFSLYNLPHINQVYLMFRARLLDLQFAPGAESLEVALFEEKDVPWHKLAFATVEATLRAYFQDRREGHFRFHMADIGPAPRKS comes from the coding sequence ATGAACTTCTGCACTCAATGTGGCAATCGCGTGATCGTCACTGTGCCCACCGGTGACACCCTGCCGCGGCATGTGTGTCCCGCCTGCGGCACCATCCACTACCAGAACCCGAAAATGATCGTCGGCACCATTCCGGAATGGGAAGGCCGGATTCTTTTGTGCCGGCGTGCCATTGAGCCCCGGCAGGGATTGTGGACCCTGCCCGCCGGCTTCATGGAAAACGGCGAAACCACCGCCCAGGGCGCCGCCAGGGAAACCCTGGAGGAAGCCAACGCGCGGGTAGAGGTGGGGGAGCTCTTCAGTCTCTACAACCTGCCCCACATCAACCAGGTGTACCTGATGTTCCGCGCGCGGCTTCTGGATCTCCAGTTTGCGCCCGGCGCGGAAAGTCTGGAAGTCGCCCTCTTCGAGGAGAAGGACGTGCCCTGGCATAAGCTCGCCTTCGCCACCGTGGAGGCGACCCTGCGCGCCTATTTCCAGGACCGCCGGGAGGGTCATTTCCGCTTCCACATGGCCGACATCGGGCCCGCGCCGCGGAAATCATGA
- a CDS encoding PhnD/SsuA/transferrin family substrate-binding protein: MFRRCLPLFVFFLVSAWLAATQAFAADRLVRIGVLAHRGKEEAIRDWTPTAHYLTRQIPGFTFVIVPLTNDDIGPAVEYREVEFVLTNPGSYAELEYLYGITRIATLKSPTPHGGLSRFGAVIFTRADRKDIRTLADLRGKRFMAVHPNAFGGWWLAWRELKRQGIEPERDLRELTFSGFPQDQIVYAVRDGRTDAGTVRTGVLESLAAAGRINLRELRILNPRQVEDFPYLLSTELYPDWAFAVLRHTPDALAQQVAIALLKMPPDDPAAQAAGYSEWTVPLDYHAVHELMRELSVGPYSRNGKTDYARLLKQNQGLLAGLGLVLLVLAAAYLYTLRVNRRLRAVQRHLEAEIEQRRQFEEALKKARDELELKVAERTAELERINEELEARVARRTAQLLKAMQKLEAGMRRPGNGQ; the protein is encoded by the coding sequence ATGTTCCGCCGCTGCCTGCCCCTCTTCGTGTTTTTCCTTGTCAGCGCCTGGCTCGCGGCAACCCAGGCGTTTGCCGCCGATCGCCTGGTGCGCATCGGGGTGCTTGCCCACCGCGGCAAGGAGGAAGCCATCCGTGACTGGACGCCCACCGCCCACTACCTGACGCGGCAGATTCCCGGTTTCACCTTCGTCATCGTGCCCCTCACCAACGATGACATCGGTCCCGCGGTGGAATACCGGGAGGTGGAATTCGTCCTCACCAACCCGGGCTCCTACGCGGAGCTGGAATATCTCTATGGCATCACCCGCATCGCCACCCTGAAAAGCCCCACCCCCCACGGCGGCCTGAGCCGCTTCGGCGCCGTCATTTTCACCCGCGCCGACCGCAAGGACATCCGCACCCTGGCTGACCTGCGGGGCAAACGCTTCATGGCCGTGCACCCCAATGCCTTCGGCGGCTGGTGGCTGGCCTGGCGGGAGCTCAAACGCCAGGGCATCGAACCGGAGCGTGACCTGCGGGAACTCACCTTCTCCGGCTTTCCCCAGGACCAGATCGTCTATGCCGTGCGCGACGGCCGCACCGACGCCGGCACGGTGCGCACGGGTGTGCTGGAAAGCCTCGCCGCCGCCGGCCGCATCAACCTGCGGGAGTTGCGTATCCTCAACCCCCGCCAGGTGGAAGACTTCCCCTACCTGTTGAGCACCGAGCTCTATCCGGACTGGGCCTTCGCCGTTCTGCGCCACACCCCGGACGCGCTCGCCCAGCAGGTGGCCATTGCCCTGCTCAAAATGCCGCCCGACGACCCCGCAGCGCAGGCGGCCGGCTATTCGGAATGGACGGTCCCCCTCGACTATCACGCCGTCCATGAGCTCATGCGGGAGCTTTCCGTCGGCCCCTACAGCCGCAACGGCAAAACGGATTACGCCCGGCTGCTCAAGCAGAACCAGGGCTTGCTTGCCGGGCTTGGCCTCGTGCTCCTCGTGCTTGCCGCCGCCTATCTCTACACCCTGCGCGTCAACCGCCGGCTGCGGGCGGTGCAACGGCATCTCGAGGCGGAGATCGAACAACGCCGCCAATTCGAGGAGGCGCTGAAAAAAGCCCGCGACGAGCTTGAGCTCAAGGTGGCGGAGCGCACCGCAGAGCTGGAAAGAATCAACGAAGAGCTGGAAGCCCGCGTGGCGCGGCGCACCGCCCAACTGCTCAAGGCCATGCAGAAGCTGGAAGCCGGCATGCGCCGGCCGGGCAATGGTCAGTAA
- the typA gene encoding translational GTPase TypA, which yields MSRALRNIAIIAHVDHGKTTLVDKLLQQAGIFAAHQQVGERVLDSNDLERERGITILAKNVAIEYQSVHINIVDTPGHADFGGEVERVLGMVDGVLLLVDAVEGPMPQTRFVTRKALALGLTPIVVVNKVDRPGARPDWVVNQTFDLFDRLGATEAQLDFPVVYASALHGQATLDSRRPSSDMRPLLETVLQHVPPPGGDRDAPLQLQIAALSYSNYVGRIGVGRINNGRLRPGQQVALVAGPGGVAKPGRVNQVFCFRGLERVPVEEAEAGDIVLVTGLEEIGIGLTITDRETPRPLPLLQVDEPTLTMTFQVNTSPLAGSEGRFVTSRQIRERLHKELLTNVALRVEDSADADVFLVSGRGELHLTILLETMRREGYELAVGKPRAVMKEIDGVKCEPYELVTLDVEEAHQGAVMEELGRRRGDLVEMQPDGNGRVRLEYRIPVRGLIGFQAEFMTLTRGTGIMAHVFDEYGPVKGDIPGRRNGVLISQENGEAVAYALWNLEDRGRLFVSPGDKLYEGMIIGIHNRDNDLVVNPIKGKKLTNIRASGNDEAVRLTPPIRLTLEAAVEFIEDDELVEITPQSIRLRKRHLKEHERRRAARLENVA from the coding sequence ATGTCCCGCGCCCTTCGCAACATCGCCATCATCGCCCACGTCGATCACGGCAAGACCACGCTCGTGGACAAGCTGCTGCAACAGGCGGGCATCTTTGCCGCCCATCAGCAGGTGGGCGAGCGGGTCCTGGACAGCAACGACCTGGAACGGGAACGCGGCATCACCATCCTTGCCAAGAACGTGGCCATCGAATACCAAAGTGTGCACATCAACATCGTCGATACCCCGGGCCATGCCGATTTCGGCGGCGAGGTGGAGCGGGTGCTGGGCATGGTGGATGGCGTGCTGCTGCTGGTGGATGCGGTGGAAGGGCCCATGCCGCAGACCCGTTTCGTGACCAGGAAGGCGCTGGCTTTGGGTCTTACACCCATCGTCGTCGTCAACAAGGTGGACCGGCCGGGTGCCCGTCCGGACTGGGTGGTCAACCAGACCTTCGATCTCTTTGACCGGCTTGGCGCCACTGAGGCGCAGCTCGATTTCCCCGTGGTCTATGCCTCCGCCCTGCATGGCCAGGCCACCCTCGATTCTCGCCGGCCTTCGTCCGACATGCGGCCGCTTCTGGAGACGGTGCTGCAACACGTGCCACCACCGGGCGGTGATCGCGACGCACCCCTGCAACTGCAAATCGCCGCCCTTTCCTATTCCAATTACGTCGGCCGCATCGGTGTCGGGCGCATCAACAACGGACGGCTGCGTCCGGGACAACAGGTGGCTCTGGTGGCAGGTCCCGGGGGTGTGGCGAAACCGGGGCGCGTCAACCAGGTGTTTTGCTTCCGCGGCCTGGAGCGGGTGCCGGTGGAGGAGGCAGAGGCCGGCGACATCGTGCTCGTCACCGGGCTGGAGGAGATTGGCATTGGCCTCACCATCACCGATCGCGAAACGCCGCGGCCGCTGCCCCTGCTGCAAGTGGACGAGCCGACGCTCACCATGACCTTTCAGGTCAACACCTCACCCCTGGCGGGCAGCGAGGGCAGATTCGTTACCAGCCGGCAGATCCGGGAGCGGCTGCACAAAGAGCTGCTCACCAATGTCGCGCTGCGGGTGGAGGACAGCGCCGATGCCGATGTCTTCCTCGTTTCCGGGCGGGGGGAGCTGCATCTGACCATCCTCCTCGAGACCATGCGCCGCGAGGGCTATGAACTGGCCGTGGGCAAGCCACGGGCGGTGATGAAGGAAATCGACGGCGTCAAATGCGAGCCCTATGAGCTCGTGACCCTCGACGTGGAGGAGGCGCACCAGGGGGCGGTGATGGAGGAGCTGGGACGGCGGCGTGGCGATCTCGTGGAAATGCAGCCCGATGGCAATGGCCGCGTGCGGCTGGAATACCGGATTCCCGTGCGGGGTCTCATCGGTTTCCAGGCCGAATTCATGACGCTCACGCGCGGCACCGGCATCATGGCCCACGTCTTCGACGAATACGGGCCGGTGAAGGGGGACATCCCGGGCCGCCGCAACGGGGTGCTCATCAGCCAGGAAAACGGCGAAGCGGTTGCCTATGCCCTGTGGAATCTGGAAGACCGCGGCCGCTTGTTTGTGAGCCCCGGTGACAAGCTCTACGAGGGCATGATCATCGGCATTCACAACCGCGACAACGACCTGGTGGTGAATCCGATCAAAGGCAAGAAACTCACCAACATCCGCGCTTCCGGCAACGATGAGGCGGTGCGTCTCACCCCACCCATCCGGCTCACCCTGGAGGCGGCGGTGGAATTCATCGAGGACGACGAACTGGTGGAAATCACGCCCCAGTCCATCCGCCTGCGCAAGCGGCATCTCAAGGAACACGAACGCCGGCGTGCGGCGCGGCTGGAAAACGTCGCCTGA
- a CDS encoding AAA family ATPase: MRPAHIAAILDQEFKATLSGQHTPVMLWGPPGVGKSQIIAQIAKKHGVPLIDIRLSQMEPTDLRGIPFRKDDYVEWAVPAMLPDAKRHGPAGILFLDEITSAPPTVSTAAYQLILDRRLGEYMIPDGWAIFAAGNRQGDRGVTYTMPAPLANRFTHYEVEAHLDDWVAWAHANDIDARIIAFLRFRPDLLFRFDPAHNPIAFPSPRSWEFAHRAVKKFGDMPELLRDTLEACVGPVAGVEVKAFIDSMDQLPDIDAIVNGEESHVPNGIDLQYGVAAALVRRAVLAKGTPEFNRILGNVLRYARRFPQREMGVMLVTDLHRAVGKPLFAVPEFAEWANSITDLMLYDHH; the protein is encoded by the coding sequence ATGCGTCCCGCCCATATCGCCGCCATCCTCGATCAGGAGTTCAAGGCCACCCTGAGTGGCCAGCATACGCCCGTCATGCTCTGGGGGCCGCCCGGAGTGGGTAAATCACAGATCATCGCCCAGATTGCCAAAAAACACGGCGTGCCCCTGATCGACATCCGTCTGTCGCAGATGGAGCCCACCGATCTGCGGGGCATTCCCTTCCGCAAGGATGACTATGTGGAATGGGCCGTGCCGGCCATGCTGCCGGATGCCAAACGGCACGGGCCCGCAGGCATCCTTTTCCTCGACGAAATCACTTCGGCTCCGCCCACCGTTTCCACCGCCGCCTACCAGCTCATTCTCGACCGGCGCCTGGGCGAGTACATGATCCCCGACGGTTGGGCCATTTTCGCTGCCGGCAACCGGCAGGGCGACCGCGGGGTGACCTATACCATGCCGGCGCCGCTTGCCAACCGCTTCACCCACTACGAGGTGGAGGCGCATCTCGATGACTGGGTGGCCTGGGCCCATGCCAATGACATCGATGCGCGCATCATCGCCTTCCTACGCTTCCGGCCGGACCTGCTGTTCCGTTTCGATCCGGCCCACAATCCCATCGCGTTTCCTTCACCCCGTTCCTGGGAGTTTGCCCACCGGGCGGTGAAGAAATTCGGTGACATGCCCGAGCTGCTGCGCGACACGCTGGAAGCCTGTGTCGGGCCGGTGGCGGGCGTCGAGGTGAAGGCCTTCATCGACAGCATGGATCAGTTGCCGGACATCGATGCCATCGTCAACGGCGAGGAAAGCCATGTGCCCAACGGCATCGATTTGCAATACGGCGTGGCTGCGGCGCTGGTGCGCCGCGCCGTGCTGGCCAAGGGCACGCCGGAGTTCAACCGCATTCTGGGCAACGTGCTCCGCTATGCGCGCCGCTTCCCCCAGCGGGAAATGGGGGTGATGCTGGTCACCGACCTGCACCGGGCGGTGGGCAAGCCGCTGTTTGCCGTGCCCGAATTCGCCGAATGGGCAAACAGTATCACCGACCTGATGCTCTACGACCACCACTAG
- a CDS encoding AAA family ATPase: MPDAATLHRILVQALCDPRCYPHPVDRVEVVETHVSSVLLAGDFAYKIKKPYDLGFLDFTTLAARKHYCEEELRLNRRFSPDLYLDVVPITGRHEDPQLGGSGPVIEYAVRMRRFPPGALLPEVMARGALSTRQIEALARDVAGLHAQFAIAGPDTPWGGFDLIAAQARQNFEQIQPLLVTDRERQELNGLAHWTQRELMRLASAFAQRKAQGFVRECHGDMHTGNMVVIDGRIRLFDCIEFNESFRWIDVMSEAAFLVMDLESHGHPELAWRFLNVYLEETGDYAGLAVLRYYLVFRAVVRAKVAAFAAAQASSDGGRWSAWQTYAHYMDLARRFSQPRPPLLIVMHGLSGSGKSTVAAQLAAQLPAIRVRSDVERKRLFGLAPLARSQGLDIYTPEATQRTYARLHELAAGILAAGFSCILDATYLKRAERDGARAAAGGHPVVLLACEAAPEVLEQRVAARHAAGTDAAEADLRVLALQRQWRQPPGEDEAVVHLATDGAWDIPTLLAEITARARPA; this comes from the coding sequence ATGCCGGACGCCGCAACATTGCACCGGATTCTGGTGCAGGCCCTGTGCGATCCCCGTTGTTATCCCCATCCGGTGGACCGGGTGGAGGTGGTGGAGACCCACGTCTCCAGTGTGCTGCTTGCCGGCGACTTTGCCTACAAGATCAAGAAGCCCTATGACCTGGGCTTCCTCGACTTCACCACCCTGGCCGCGCGCAAGCATTATTGCGAGGAGGAGCTGCGGTTAAACCGCCGCTTTTCGCCCGACCTCTACCTCGACGTGGTGCCCATCACCGGCCGCCATGAAGACCCGCAGCTCGGTGGATCGGGCCCGGTGATCGAATACGCCGTCCGGATGCGGCGCTTCCCCCCGGGGGCGCTGCTGCCGGAAGTCATGGCGCGCGGGGCGCTTTCCACCCGGCAGATCGAGGCGCTGGCGCGGGATGTGGCGGGGCTCCACGCCCAGTTCGCTATCGCCGGGCCGGACACCCCCTGGGGCGGTTTCGATCTGATCGCCGCCCAGGCGCGGCAGAACTTCGAACAGATTCAGCCGCTTCTCGTCACCGATCGCGAGCGGCAGGAGCTCAATGGGCTCGCCCACTGGACGCAGCGGGAGCTCATGCGCCTCGCTTCCGCCTTTGCCCAACGCAAGGCCCAGGGTTTCGTGCGGGAATGCCACGGCGACATGCACACCGGCAACATGGTGGTGATCGACGGCCGGATCCGCCTCTTCGACTGCATCGAGTTCAACGAATCCTTCCGCTGGATCGACGTCATGAGCGAAGCGGCCTTCCTGGTCATGGACCTGGAAAGCCACGGCCACCCGGAACTGGCGTGGCGCTTCCTCAATGTCTATCTGGAGGAAACCGGCGACTACGCCGGTCTTGCCGTGCTGCGCTATTACCTGGTCTTTCGCGCCGTGGTGCGCGCCAAGGTGGCGGCCTTTGCCGCCGCCCAGGCGAGCAGCGATGGGGGGCGGTGGAGCGCCTGGCAGACCTATGCCCACTACATGGACCTGGCGCGGCGGTTTTCCCAGCCCAGGCCACCGCTACTCATCGTCATGCACGGCCTGTCCGGGTCCGGCAAGAGCACGGTAGCGGCGCAACTCGCGGCGCAGCTCCCCGCCATCCGCGTCCGCTCCGACGTGGAACGCAAACGGCTGTTTGGGCTTGCCCCCCTGGCGCGAAGCCAGGGCCTTGACATTTACACGCCGGAAGCCACCCAGCGCACCTATGCGCGGTTGCATGAACTCGCCGCCGGCATCCTGGCGGCGGGGTTTTCCTGCATCCTGGACGCCACCTATCTCAAACGGGCGGAGCGCGATGGGGCACGCGCCGCCGCGGGCGGTCATCCCGTGGTCTTGCTCGCCTGCGAGGCGGCGCCCGAGGTCCTCGAACAGCGGGTGGCCGCCCGCCATGCCGCCGGCACCGACGCCGCGGAAGCGGACTTGCGCGTCCTCGCCCTGCAACGCCAATGGCGGCAGCCACCGGGGGAGGACGAAGCCGTGGTGCATCTTGCCACGGATGGCGCCTGGGACATCCCGACACTGCTCGCCGAGATCACGGCCCGGGCAAGACCGGCGTGA
- the fliR gene encoding flagellar biosynthetic protein FliR — protein MLSFTSGQLEAWIAAFFWPFLRVAALLVSEPLLGHRAIPLRARLAFALLLAVLLAPMLPPPPAVALASAQGLLIALQQVLIGLSMGFAMRLMLAAVEMAGSIAGLSMGLGFAIFYDPQNSAQVPVLGQFTGLVAILVFFAIDGHLMVIAALVESFRLLPISTTPLLAKGFYALAVAGGQVFALGVLLSLPVVAALLIVNVAMGVMSRASPQLNLFAVGFPLTLIAGFAVLLLALPYFAPHFVRLYEEGLAATMKILAAMALPR, from the coding sequence TCCTGCGCGTTGCCGCGTTGTTGGTGTCCGAGCCGCTGCTGGGCCATCGCGCCATCCCCCTGCGCGCACGCCTGGCCTTCGCCTTGCTGCTCGCGGTGCTTTTGGCTCCCATGCTGCCGCCGCCACCGGCGGTGGCGCTTGCCTCGGCGCAGGGGTTGCTGATCGCGCTGCAGCAGGTTCTGATCGGGCTCTCCATGGGGTTTGCCATGCGGCTCATGCTGGCGGCGGTGGAGATGGCGGGTTCCATCGCCGGTCTCAGCATGGGTCTGGGTTTTGCGATCTTCTACGATCCCCAGAATTCGGCGCAGGTTCCGGTGCTGGGCCAGTTCACGGGGCTTGTCGCCATTCTGGTTTTCTTCGCCATCGACGGCCACCTGATGGTCATTGCCGCGCTGGTGGAAAGCTTCCGTCTATTGCCCATCTCCACCACGCCCCTTCTGGCCAAGGGGTTCTACGCCCTGGCTGTTGCCGGTGGGCAGGTTTTTGCGCTGGGCGTGCTGTTGTCACTGCCGGTGGTGGCGGCGCTGCTTATCGTCAACGTGGCCATGGGGGTGATGAGCCGGGCCTCGCCCCAGCTCAACCTCTTCGCCGTGGGTTTTCCGTTGACGCTGATTGCTGGCTTTGCCGTGCTGCTCCTGGCTTTGCCGTATTTCGCGCCCCATTTCGTGCGCCTCTACGAGGAGGGGCTTGCGGCGACCATGAAAATCCTGGCTGCCATGGCGCTGCCCCGCTGA
- a CDS encoding VWA-like domain-containing protein, whose amino-acid sequence MNPASEPADDLEALQTKLSAARTRLILEKPFLGALVMHLELKAVDPSVCRSTGTDARYFYYNPSFIRHLSLAQTQFMLAHEAMHCALAHFARRQHREIRRWDVACDHAVNLILWEEGLKPPPGVLMNPEYHGLTAEEIYPLIPPDPNEETIDSHLYDRESGSGSQKRPDRSSAADRGEAEEEAGAGPGQAAGEKPPPQSRQGASPGQAARQQNQAGSEPEIEGLSETEKEELARQWQQRLAAAAQQAAMAGKLSRSLMRMVDDLLQPQLPWRMLLARYLKTAARDDYSFQRPSRREGEAILPSLASSMIDVVVVLDTSGSIDDEELREFLSEVDVIKGQIRARVLLHACDDKLCENGPWVYEVWEPLELPRNLTGGGGTDFRPVFQWLEQNQLRPDVLVYFTDAEGEFPKTEPPYPVIWLVKGKAPVPWGQRIQLN is encoded by the coding sequence ATGAATCCCGCCAGCGAGCCCGCCGACGACCTGGAAGCGCTGCAGACCAAACTGTCTGCCGCGCGCACCCGGCTCATTCTGGAAAAGCCCTTCCTGGGGGCGCTGGTCATGCACCTGGAGCTCAAGGCCGTGGATCCTTCGGTGTGCCGCTCCACGGGCACCGACGCGCGGTATTTCTACTACAACCCCAGCTTCATCCGGCATCTGTCGCTGGCGCAGACCCAGTTCATGCTGGCCCACGAGGCCATGCATTGTGCGCTCGCCCATTTCGCCCGCCGGCAGCACCGGGAGATCAGACGCTGGGATGTGGCCTGCGACCATGCGGTGAATCTGATTCTGTGGGAGGAGGGACTCAAGCCCCCACCCGGGGTGCTCATGAATCCCGAATACCATGGTCTCACCGCGGAGGAGATCTATCCCCTCATCCCCCCCGATCCCAACGAGGAAACCATCGACAGCCACCTCTATGATCGGGAATCCGGCAGCGGCTCGCAAAAGCGGCCGGATCGCTCCTCCGCCGCAGACCGGGGCGAGGCGGAGGAAGAGGCGGGCGCAGGGCCGGGACAGGCGGCAGGTGAAAAGCCGCCGCCGCAGTCCCGCCAGGGCGCATCACCAGGGCAGGCGGCGCGCCAGCAGAACCAGGCGGGAAGCGAGCCGGAGATCGAGGGCCTGAGCGAGACGGAAAAAGAGGAACTCGCTCGGCAATGGCAACAGCGTCTGGCCGCCGCCGCCCAGCAGGCGGCGATGGCGGGCAAGCTTTCGCGAAGCCTGATGCGCATGGTGGATGATCTGCTGCAGCCGCAACTGCCGTGGCGCATGCTCCTTGCGCGTTATCTGAAAACCGCGGCCCGCGACGACTACAGCTTCCAGCGGCCCTCCCGCCGCGAAGGGGAGGCCATCCTGCCTAGCCTCGCCTCCAGCATGATCGATGTGGTGGTCGTGCTGGATACCAGCGGCTCCATCGACGACGAGGAGCTGCGGGAATTCCTCTCCGAAGTGGACGTGATCAAGGGCCAGATTCGGGCCCGGGTGCTGTTGCACGCCTGCGATGACAAGCTGTGCGAAAACGGCCCCTGGGTTTACGAAGTCTGGGAGCCGCTTGAGCTGCCCCGCAACCTCACGGGCGGCGGCGGCACGGATTTCCGCCCGGTGTTTCAGTGGCTGGAGCAAAACCAGCTTCGCCCCGACGTGCTCGTCTATTTCACCGACGCTGAAGGCGAGTTCCCCAAAACTGAACCGCCATATCCCGTCATCTGGCTGGTGAAGGGCAAGGCCCCGGTGCCCTGGGGCCAGCGCATCCAGCTGAACTGA
- a CDS encoding bifunctional (p)ppGpp synthetase/guanosine-3',5'-bis(diphosphate) 3'-pyrophosphohydrolase yields MPGPLSSPEAWLAAHGYEGAGREVLATAFALARQAYAEAEGGETFQHALAVADVIAALQLDHQAVAAALLAPALERGLVAPEVIGEQLGRDILRLVEGVSRMGQVHRAGMDLTVKEGGQAAASQAEALRKMLLAMAEDIRVVLIILAEQVQLLRELVKSEHPSRLRLAREAQEIFAPLANRLGIWQLKWELEDLALRILEPELYRRLARLLDERRLDREQYIARVIDILREELARAGIAAEVTGRPKHIYSIWRKMKLKNLDFEQVYDVRAVRVLVNDVKDCYAVLGVVHGLWQPIPGEFDDYIAHPKANDYRSLHTAVIGPEGKALEVQIRTHEMHRHAEYGVAAHWRYKEGSRPSQGFDEKIAWLRQLLAWRDEVAASGGDAGEWVEQFKTELFRDRVYVLTPQGKVIDLPQGATPLDFAYAVHTELGHRCRGAKVDGQIVPLNYKLRNAQRVEILTIRQGGPSRDWLSADYLVTARARAKVRQWFNAQNHEAHVAQGREVLERELTRLGVGGINQEKLAQKFGHSRLEDFLAALGRGDYRQIQVEQAIRSLTEAPQRESPPLARRQPARRGGSDVLIEGVGNLPVTYGKCCRPVPPDPIVAYLTRARGAVVHRQDCPNVRRLEGRDNGRLLAASWDTGADTLHAVELLVRGSDRPGLLRDVLAALAAQKINPLGVNAVSGGGLTDLRLTVEVRDLEQLQRLLAVLAGVRGVRVARRSLQGEGMA; encoded by the coding sequence TTGCCCGGCCCGCTTTCCTCGCCGGAAGCGTGGCTTGCCGCCCACGGTTACGAAGGGGCGGGGCGGGAGGTGCTGGCCACGGCCTTCGCGCTGGCGCGGCAGGCTTACGCTGAGGCCGAGGGCGGCGAGACTTTCCAGCATGCCCTGGCGGTGGCCGATGTGATTGCGGCGCTGCAGCTCGACCACCAGGCGGTGGCGGCGGCCCTGCTCGCTCCGGCGCTGGAAAGGGGTCTTGTGGCGCCGGAGGTCATCGGCGAGCAACTGGGTCGTGACATCCTGCGCCTCGTCGAGGGGGTGAGCCGCATGGGCCAGGTGCACCGTGCTGGCATGGACCTCACGGTGAAAGAGGGCGGGCAGGCTGCCGCAAGCCAGGCCGAAGCGCTGCGCAAGATGCTGCTGGCCATGGCGGAGGACATCCGCGTCGTCCTCATCATCCTCGCCGAACAGGTACAACTTTTGCGGGAGCTGGTCAAAAGCGAGCACCCTTCCCGCCTCCGGCTGGCGCGGGAGGCGCAGGAGATTTTCGCGCCGCTCGCCAACCGTCTTGGCATCTGGCAGCTCAAGTGGGAACTGGAAGACCTCGCCCTGCGCATCCTGGAGCCGGAGCTCTACCGGCGTCTTGCGCGGCTGCTGGATGAGCGGCGGCTCGACCGCGAGCAATACATCGCCCGCGTCATCGACATCCTGCGGGAGGAGCTGGCCCGTGCCGGCATTGCCGCGGAAGTCACCGGCCGTCCCAAGCACATCTACAGCATCTGGCGCAAGATGAAGCTTAAAAATCTCGATTTCGAACAGGTGTACGACGTGCGGGCAGTGCGGGTGCTGGTCAACGACGTCAAGGACTGCTACGCCGTGCTCGGCGTCGTGCACGGCCTGTGGCAGCCCATTCCCGGCGAATTTGACGATTACATCGCCCACCCCAAGGCCAACGACTACCGTTCCCTGCACACCGCGGTGATCGGTCCCGAGGGCAAGGCGCTGGAGGTGCAGATTCGCACCCACGAAATGCACCGCCATGCGGAGTACGGGGTCGCCGCTCACTGGCGTTACAAGGAAGGCAGCCGACCCAGCCAGGGCTTCGACGAAAAGATCGCGTGGCTGCGCCAACTCCTGGCCTGGCGGGACGAGGTGGCCGCCAGCGGCGGTGATGCGGGCGAATGGGTGGAGCAGTTCAAGACAGAGCTGTTCCGGGACCGGGTCTATGTGCTCACCCCGCAGGGGAAGGTGATCGACCTTCCCCAGGGCGCCACGCCCCTCGATTTCGCCTACGCCGTGCACACCGAGCTGGGGCATCGCTGTCGTGGCGCCAAGGTGGATGGCCAAATCGTGCCCCTCAACTACAAACTCAGAAACGCGCAGCGGGTGGAAATCCTCACCATTAGACAGGGCGGGCCTTCCCGCGACTGGCTGTCGGCGGACTACCTCGTCACGGCGCGGGCGCGGGCCAAGGTGCGCCAGTGGTTCAACGCGCAAAACCACGAGGCGCACGTCGCCCAGGGCAGGGAGGTGCTGGAACGGGAGCTCACCCGGCTTGGGGTTGGCGGGATCAACCAGGAGAAACTTGCGCAGAAGTTCGGTCATTCCCGCCTGGAGGATTTTCTCGCCGCCCTGGGGCGTGGCGATTACCGGCAAATCCAGGTGGAGCAGGCCATCCGCAGTCTCACCGAGGCCCCGCAGCGGGAAAGCCCGCCGCTTGCGCGTCGGCAGCCGGCAAGGCGCGGCGGAAGCGATGTCCTCATCGAAGGTGTGGGCAACCTCCCCGTGACTTACGGCAAATGCTGCCGGCCGGTGCCGCCGGATCCCATCGTCGCCTATCTTACGCGGGCGCGGGGAGCCGTCGTGCATCGCCAGGACTGCCCCAACGTGCGCCGTCTCGAAGGCCGGGACAACGGCCGGCTGCTCGCGGCGAGCTGGGATACCGGGGCGGATACGCTGCACGCGGTGGAGCTTCTGGTGCGGGGCAGCGACCGCCCGGGTCTTTTGCGCGATGTGCTGGCGGCGCTCGCCGCGCAAAAGATCAACCCCTTGGGGGTGAACGCGGTGAGTGGGGGCGGCCTCACCGATCTGCGGCTCACGGTGGAAGTGCGC